In Eriocheir sinensis breed Jianghai 21 chromosome 52, ASM2467909v1, whole genome shotgun sequence, one genomic interval encodes:
- the LOC126982870 gene encoding uncharacterized protein LOC126982870, with amino-acid sequence MSSVKLGVASRVQQVAPLAHYYHCAMHGLNLAASRMSFVRAVKNAQGTMETVIDFVTDSAKRTVVLQQAQKRTGRRQQRLIKLCETRFVERYTSVHRFCEQFPAIVDALRLMTNWNDNITSAKASMLLKAMEASDFLVAIVVMKALASLLRPLSQKLQHRGADLIQTLGLVRTTISTLTEMRTESSFQQLMVEAQTMADELETTIEKPRIPAHRSTFRANSGEDLDVTGYYRVNIFFPAIDAVQQDMEERFGSTQPGTDAAGRRAGAARHTHHTQAFSLSAILPTRVAGASWEDIRPGWELFLPVLPESFECDTKAELGL; translated from the coding sequence ATGTCGAGCGTCAAGCTTGGCGTGGCATCCCGTGTTCAGCAAGTAGCACCCCTGGCGCACTACTACCACTGCGCGATGCACGGCCTGAACCTCGCTGCATCAAGAATGAGCTTCGTTCGGGCGGTGAAGAACGCCCAAGGGACGATGGAGACCGTCATCGACTTCGTCACAGACAGCGCAAAGCGGACCGTAGTACTGCAGCAGGCTCAGAAGAGGACGGGTCGCAGACAGCAACGCCTCATCAAGTTGTGCGAGACACGCTTCGTCGAGCGCTACACGTCCGTTCATCGGTTCTGTGAGCAGTTCCCAGCTATCGTGGATGCCCTGCGGCTCATGACCAACTGGAACGACAACATCACCAGCGCGAAGGCGAGCATGCTGCTGAAGGCCATGGAGGCGTCAGACTTCTTGGTGGCTATCGTGGTCATGAAGGCGTTAGCCAGCCTGCTGCGACCACTGTCTCAGAAGCTGCAGCACCGGGGTGCAGATCTGATTCAGACCCTCGGCTTGGTGCGGACCACCATCAGTACGCTCACGGAGATGCGAACTGAGTCCTCATTCCAGCAGCTGATGGTCGAAGCACAGACAATGGCAGACGAGCTCGAGACAACAATCGAGAAGCCACGGATCCCTGCGCACCGCTCGACATTCAGAGCGAACTCGGGCGAGGACCTAGATGTCACAGGCTACTACCGCGTGAACATCTTCTTCCCAGCCATCGATGCTGTGCAGCAGGACATGGAGGAGAGGTTCGGCAGCACCCAACCGGGAACTGATGCCGCTGGACGTCGAGCAGGGGCGGCACGACACACTCACCACACTCAGGCGTTCTCGCTTTCCGCCATTCTGCCAACGCGAGTGGCCGGCGCATCGTGGGAGGACATCCGTCCAGGCTGGGAGCTCTTTCTGCCGGTTCTACCTGAGAGCTTTGAGTGCGACACCAAGGCAGAACTAGGTCTATAA